ACGTACAGGCCCAGGTTGACCTTGGCGGCCGCCCTGGCCCGGAGCGACGACGAGGACGCGTGGTCTCCAGGCTGGCGTTGCTGACTGGCCACGAGCGTCCCTCCCCGACGTCGATGCCCGGGCATGGTAGCCGCGCCCGGAGATCGGTTCAAAGTGGACTCGGGACGGCGGTCATGGATCCGGCGCCGCATGCAGCGCCGAGCCTTCTGTGCAGCGCCGAAGCTTGCGCGCCGCCCCCGGCGGCCATCGAATCACCCAAACCCAGATGCATGACCGCCGTTCCGGACCTGGTGGGCCAGGGCGACGAAGGCGGCGACGTCGAGCCGTTCGGCGCGGAGGCCGAGGTCGACCCCGGCGGCGCGGCCGAGGGCCTCGACCCCGGCCGCGTCCAGGCCCAGGCCGCGCAGGGCGTTGCGCAGGGTCTTGCGCCGCTGCCCGAAGGCGGCGTCGATGACCCGGCCCAGGTCGGCCGGGTCCAGGCCGGCCATGGCCGGGTGCTGGCGGCGGGTCACCCCCAGCAGGACCGAGTCGACGTGCGGCTCGGGCACGAACACCCGCCGGCTCACCGGGGCCAGGACGCGGGCGGTGGCCTGGGCGGCCAGCTTGGCGCTGGGGGCGCCGTAGGCGGCCGACCCGGGCCCCGCGGCCAGCCGCTCCCCGACCTCGCGCTGCACCATGACCACCTGGTGGGCGATGGCCGGGG
This genomic stretch from Actinomycetota bacterium harbors:
- the rsmA gene encoding 16S rRNA (adenine(1518)-N(6)/adenine(1519)-N(6))-dimethyltransferase RsmA, with amino-acid sequence MPEEAPALLTPGRVRELLERYDLRPSKALGQHYLADPNTARKVARLGGIEPGETVLEVGPGLGSLTLALRQAGAAVVAVEADARLLPALAEAVGDDPLVRVEVADALRVDLAALAPGARRLVANLPYNIAATLVLKVLAEAPAIAHQVVMVQREVGERLAAGPGSAAYGAPSAKLAAQATARVLAPVSRRVFVPEPHVDSVLLGVTRRQHPAMAGLDPADLGRVIDAAFGQRRKTLRNALRGLGLDAAGVEALGRAAGVDLGLRAERLDVAAFVALAHQVRNGGHASGFG